The DNA window gtcggtttttttttttttcttattttttttgttccttttttttgttactattcGATCGAATCAATCCGTGAAACGGATAATAGGATGGAAAttaaggaataaataaataatattacatattagaTAATCGAGATGGGCCCATCAGGTTCGTAATACTGTCTACCTCCGCGATTtgtaatggaaaaaaatatgagaattATGTCACCTGTTTACGACAGTATCGCATTATAGCGTGGCGAAGAATGACATATTCATGGATCGATGTCGAAGGATAATCTACCTACTCGATTTCTCCTTATGCATATACGCatgcgttctttttttcttcttcttctttcttttttctttttttctttttttttttttttttttttttgatatatgcaaaagacaataacaatggaCGAGTTATCAGTTGTTTATTTgattaaagaagagaaaaaaaacaaaagaaaaagaagaacaaatggTCATAAGTCTCGACAAAATAGGATATGTATTGCGTAAAGATTTAATTCGTATCTTTTATCGAATCATTGAAGTCCACAAAGTGCGCAAGGTATCGATCGTTGAATTGACTCTTAAGAGGACTGTTTGCTACATAAGTAAATTTACTtggtagaaggaaaaaagaaaaaaagaagaaaaaattatgcgTTAGCACGTCCAActtgaacgaacgaattataCATAGTATATTCGATAATCGAAAGGAGCTTTTTCATATTCGTATTCACGATtcgatttcttatttctttcttcctttcttccttcgtttgCTTCTcctttattcgttcgttcattcgttcgtccaTTCGACGTGCCGTTGGACACAAAGCCCGTGGAAATCGACCGTTACCGGTTAACCTCCAAAGGCCATCTCCAGCTCCGTTAGCTGCGATGTCTCTTCGCTAgatgagagataaaaaagagggaaaaagaaagaaaaaagaaaaaaaaaaaaaaagaaaaagatgaagaaagaagatcaaaaatcacCTACAATCTTAAAAGTCCTTCGTTTGACATTtctaacataaatatttttcgagtaataatagaaaaaaggaaaaaaaaaaaaagaaaaaataatgataattcaaAAGACACCACAGCTTTGATCATTTGATTTttgtgattttttcttttttcttttttgtctttctttagACTCGTGTACTCGGTAGGTACGAGGGTTCGCACAGATCGTCGATTGgataagaacaaaaaggagagaagaagaagaagaagaagcaacgaCATCATTTTTGTGCATCgattaaaacgaataaaaccGATCGGcctcgaagaaagaagaaagataatttaacGGAGAAAGAAGGTGCATTCGATTTGGAACATTATCATCCTGGTAGCAAGAGGGatagagacaaaaagagataaatagagagaaaagagagagaaagagagagagagagagagagagagagagagagagaaagaaagagaaaggaagagaaatcaCAGGATGTCTTTCGGTACTAATCGATTCCCTTCGAGCCAGCACACGCGTTATCGCAGCAGCTGGGGACCATCTTCCGTTTCCGTCTTCGATCGTGCAGATGTACCTAGACCATCTCCCGAAGAAGAGGAGTACGCTGAATTCTATCACGAACGACTGCACTCAGCCCAAAGCAGACAACTAATTCCACTTCAGGAGGATTTAGCCGACTGGATCAACAAAACGATAAGTAAGTGCGTAAGATCGAATCTAATTACTCCTGGCTATGTTTCTTctctccgtttttttttcttcttctttttttttctttttgatatgaCCTCTTTactcaaagaaaaaattcatacatgtatataggAGGGACACATTAaagtcttcttcttttttttttttttttcttttttctttattttttcgaaggaaaaagtaCGCGAGTAATGGGAAGAAAAATTTCGGTGAACGACATTCAGTGAGAATGCACGCGTGGCTGTTTCTTATTGTTAAGCCGACCTCGAGGGAATGCAAAACTCGCGGGAAGAATGAGGTCGCTCTGAGAAAATTGTAAACCCGAGTCAGCTGtcggaaatatatatacatatatatatatatatatatatatatgtggctATAcgcattaaaagaaaagtgtcGATCGTGTTCTCGCTTTTTATGATAGACGATATTGAAACAGAAATGTCCAAATTGTAAAATTCTAAAGGGCAAGAAAAGtagattgaaaaagaaaaattatacgcGTGACTCGTAACTTTTGTTcttaaattaaacgaaaagttcatcctccttctttatttcaaaGAACTGTAGCGTGCATTTAACCATATTCGTGAGAGAGTCCTCCCGTCCCCTATTTTGCGCATAATTTCCCTACTACACCTATTTTTCTCCACAAAAGAAGGTGAAAGGAAAGGAGTAAATTGGCTTGATGGTTACTAATTAACCGCAACTCACGTACCCTACTcccgtcctttttcttttataacgtGGCACGAGTTCAAGTAATTCGTATCATTGTTTTAAATCCTCGAGGTCGGATTTGATCCACCCCAATGGGAGAAGTTAAGAAGAGGGACAAAGATGGAGAACCTCTGAAAAACGTCGCATAGGGATGAACGTCCTTCTCTCGGCATTTCGCTTGCTGGCACGTCGTGAGAAAAGCGATCTCGCGCTTCAACATCCAGTGGTTCTCAATCGGTCCAGCTTCTATATCAATTtacttgatttatttattttgaattttattaccaAATGGAGATATCGTAAATGCtcatgaattaataaatatttctaatatttgcAAGATATGCAAAGgaatatgaatttttctctctttctttctttcttttacccaCGCCTGCCCCGTCCGAGCTCGTACAATCGCAATTCGTCTGACTCAACCGGATGTCGATCGGGTGCCTCTCCTTCGAGTGCCACTTCTCCCTTCTTCACGGTTACCTAAAGCCGCATTACGCATAAGCGAGAGCGTGTATACACGCCTTCCTTTCCACGCTTGCGCGTCCTCCgaccaagaaaaagaagaagatgacattagggaaagggagaaagaggaggaggaagtagGAGAggtcctcctttttctcttcgtcttcgcctatagttaatatcgttccttcctttttgtttGCCAAAAAGAGACACGTCAGCGTATCGATGCTTCTATCTAACGACGACACTCTTATGAATCAACGACGCCCGTGACGAGTGTACTTTTGGCACCGATCAAGGAATTCCGCTGGCGCATCAGAAATTCATTGGATTCCGATCGATTCTACTTGTTGTCTATTGTGCAGAAAAAGACGATAATCCCTTCGCCGGGCTAGTCGATTTAATTCAAATCATTTTACGTCgacttttacaaaaatttgaTCATAAATCAATGACATGTTTCAGACGTCGATTATATTACGGGCGATAACTTTTTCGATACGTTGGATAATGGCGTGGTGGTTTGCCGATTGGCAAAAGTTATACAGGAAAAGGCCAGGTCGGCCGTCGACGCTGGTAAGGCGAAAGGGGTGAGTCTACTACTTTTCCTACCTTTcttctaattctaataataatatatgctgAGTGACTTTTGGGATTCTCTTTGTTCCAGCCGATACCGGTAATAAGAGGACGCTGTTGGGAGAATGCAGCAAGACGTAGCTTCTTCTCTCGCGACAATATGGAAAACTTTATACAATTTTGTCGTCGTTTAGGCGTACACGAGAATCTTCTTTTCGAAAGCGACGATCTTGGTGAGTGAATTATGTCATTCACTATATCTATACGTCGAAGAAGGATgtaaaatttcaatgttatatttttctatttccgtGTTTCGTAGTTTTACATGGGCAACCACGCAATGTTGTACTCTGCCTATTGGAAGTAGCTAGATTGGCATCTAGGTATTCTTTGGAACCACCTGGTCTCGTACAACTGGAAAGAGAAATCGCCGAGCAAGAACGAGATCTTCGTTGTCTCTCGGACAGTGGAATTTCTCACAGTAGTCTCGTCTCTTGGCAATTCGCATCTCCCTCGCCTACGGCAACGCCCCGGCCTCAAACTGAAAAGATTAAGCACAGTAGGTGAGTAGGAAAAATGTGTCTCCGGTTTAACGCCAGAATTATaacgtttattaatttcttccatttttgtATAGTTCAACGTCAGAAGTAGCGGATATGACGAATCGTTGGTTGGATCCAACAACCGGTGCCACTCACGAACCCGAAATGAGACGATCCGTTAGCGATAATGGACCAGCCGGTAGCGATGGAGTACCTAGCGATACCACGGAGGACGAATGGTCTCGTGGTAGCGTTGAGGATCCCGATGACGTTCCATCGCCGTCACCCTCGCCAACTAGTTCGCCATCTCCAACGCAATCGCCGGCAGAACCTCCGGAATACACCGGACCGATCACGGAACTCGATCGCAAggtctatatattattattcttaaagagGAAGGGCTAAATAATGAacgaatttttctattttctttcttcttttttgcttttctaagAATCGTGATCGTGACCCTTAccttatattatctatatgtgTTCAGGTGCGGAGAGTTACGGAAGCCGTTCAAAGGCTTTGTCAATGTCCATCTGGTAAATGCTCGAGATTGAAAGTACGAAAAGTTGGAGAGGGTCGATATCACATCGCAGGGCGCAACGTGTTTATAAGGGTAGACTAAGTTTACATCATTATCGATGATTTTAACGATGCACGGATATGCAACTGCtaatataacaacaacaataataataataataataataataataacaataataataatgataataataataacaacggtaattatagtagcaataataattaacgagaaCGCTTTATAAATACGTGTGTTCGCAGCTTCTGAAAGGAAGACACATGATGGTGAGAGTGGGCGGTGGGTGGGACACCTTGGAGCACTTCTTGGCGAGGCATGACCCCTGTCAGGTGAGGGCACTCAACCAAGAGGGTACACCACCTCCTACCCCTTCGTCTATTTCACGAGGCAGAAAGCACCGCGGCAACGACTTCCTTCGCATTCACGCCAAGTATCGTGGCCTTCCCTTGGAACCCGTCCCCATATCTGTCTCCGGGCGCTAGCCTAAAAGCCAACAGCAAGCACGGCATCATCGCTCGCACTCCTCGACCCTGCATATCACGTAATAGGGCTACACGGTACTAATTTACGGTAGCCAACCATCTTTCAAAGCTACTcgctattttttctctttatctctctgtccctatctctctcacacacattcTCTTACACGAACACACGCGTACACCCTGTGcgtttttatttgatttcacCTTCACGTTGGCTCCCAAGAGAGAGTATGCGTGtgcgtatgt is part of the Vespa crabro chromosome 8, iyVesCrab1.2, whole genome shotgun sequence genome and encodes:
- the LOC124426231 gene encoding growth arrest-specific protein 2-like isoform X3 is translated as MSFGTNRFPSSQHTRYRSSWGPSSVSVFDRADVPRPSPEEEEYAEFYHERLHSAQSRQLIPLQEDLADWINKTINVDYITGDNFFDTLDNGVVVCRLAKVIQEKARSAVDAGKAKGPIPVIRGRCWENAARRSFFSRDNMENFIQFCRRLGVHENLLFESDDLVLHGQPRNVVLCLLEVARLASRYSLEPPGLVQLEREIAEQERDLRCLSDSGISHSSLVSWQFASPSPTATPRPQTEKIKHSSSTSEVADMTNRWLDPTTGATHEPEMRRSVSDNGPAGSDGVPSDTTEDEWSRGSVEDPDDVPSPSPSPTSSPSPTQSPAEPPEYTGPITELDRKVRRVTEAVQRLCQCPSGKCSRLKVRKVGEGRYHIAGRNVFIRLLKGRHMMVRVGGGWDTLEHFLARHDPCQR
- the LOC124426231 gene encoding growth arrest-specific protein 2-like isoform X1, whose protein sequence is MSFGTNRFPSSQHTRYRSSWGPSSVSVFDRADVPRPSPEEEEYAEFYHERLHSAQSRQLIPLQEDLADWINKTINVDYITGDNFFDTLDNGVVVCRLAKVIQEKARSAVDAGKAKGPIPVIRGRCWENAARRSFFSRDNMENFIQFCRRLGVHENLLFESDDLVLHGQPRNVVLCLLEVARLASRYSLEPPGLVQLEREIAEQERDLRCLSDSGISHSSLVSWQFASPSPTATPRPQTEKIKHSSSTSEVADMTNRWLDPTTGATHEPEMRRSVSDNGPAGSDGVPSDTTEDEWSRGSVEDPDDVPSPSPSPTSSPSPTQSPAEPPEYTGPITELDRKVRRVTEAVQRLCQCPSGKCSRLKVRKVGEGRYHIAGRNVFIRLLKGRHMMVRVGGGWDTLEHFLARHDPCQVRALNQEGTPPPTPSSISRGRKHRGNDFLRIHAKYRGLPLEPVPISVSGR
- the LOC124426231 gene encoding growth arrest-specific protein 2-like isoform X2, producing MSFGTNRFPSSQHTRYRSSWGPSSVSVFDRADVPRPSPEEEEYAEFYHERLHSAQSRQLIPLQEDLADWINKTINVDYITGDNFFDTLDNGVVVCRLAKVIQEKARSAVDAGKAKGPIPVIRGRCWENAARRSFFSRDNMENFIQFCRRLGVHENLLFESDDLVLHGQPRNVVLCLLEVARLASRYSLEPPGLVQLEREIAEQERDLRCLSDSGISHSSLVSWQFASPSPTATPRPQTEKIKHSSSTSEVADMTNRWLDPTTGATHEPEMRRSVSDNGPAGSDGVPSDTTEDEWSRGSVEDPDDVPSPSPSPTSSPSPTQSPAEPPEYTGPITELDRKVRRVTEAVQRLCQCPSGKCSRLKVRKVGEGRYHIAGRNVFIRLLKGRHMMVRVGGGWDTLEHFLARHDPCQKYKGMVCKGIPKQRNIRRVLSAR